One Oncorhynchus kisutch isolate 150728-3 linkage group LG11, Okis_V2, whole genome shotgun sequence genomic region harbors:
- the LOC109899279 gene encoding alanine aminotransferase 2-like isoform X3 — protein sequence MTENGLGHRERVLNVDTMNPNVKRIEYAVRGPIVQRAVQIEKELKEGVKKPFTEVIKANIGDAHAMGQKPITFFRQVIALCAYPDLLEDDKFPEDAKNRARRILQACGGGSLGAYSASSGIEVIRQDVAKYIEKRDSGIPSNPDDIYLSTGASDAIVTMLKLLTSGEGKTRTGVMISIPQYPLYSAALAELAAVQISYYLDEDKCWSLDVNELRRAVKAAREHCNPRALCIINPGNPTGQVQNRQCIEDVIRFAAEEHLFLMADEVYQDNVYMEGCQFHSFKKVLFEMGSEYSSVVELASFHSTSKCYMGECGFRGGYMEVINMDPDVKLQLTKLVSVQLCPSIPGQALLDLVVNPPQPDEPSYATFIKERTANLHILSEKAKMTEQVLNTVPGIHCNPVQGAMYTFPRLTLPEKAINAAKEQEQAPDMFYCMKLLEEMGICLVPGSGFGQRDGTYHFRMTILPATEKLKIVLEKIREFHKRFTEEFS from the exons GGAGTTAAGAAGCCCTTCACTGAGGTCATTAAAGCCAACATCGGTGATGCACATGCCATGGGCCAGAAACCAATCACATTTTTCAGACAG GTTATAGCGCTGTGCGCGTACCCGGATCTCCTAGAAGACGACAAGTTTCCAGAGGACGCTAAAAACCGAGCACGGCGCATCCTTCAGGCCTGTGGAGGGGGTAGTTTAG GTGCATACAGTGCTAGTTCAGGCATTGAGGTCATACGACAAGATGTTGCTAAATACATTGAGAAGCGGGACAGTGGAATTCCCAGTAACCCTGATGACATCTACCTCTCTACTGGGGCCAGTGATGCTATAGTG ACCATGCTGAAGTTGTTGACGTCAGGCGAGGGGAAGACCCGTACAGGGGTGATGATCTCCATCCCTCAGTACCCCCTCTACTCTGCTGCTCTGGCTGAGCTGGCGGCTGTCCAGATCAGCTACTACCTGGACGAGGACAAGTGCTGGAGCCTGGACGTCAATGAGCTGAGGAGGGCTGTGAAGGCAGCCAGGGAGCACTGTAATCCCCGCGCCCTCTGCATTATTAACCCTGGCAACCCCACAG GTCAAGTCCAGAACAGGCAGTGCATTGAAGATGTGATCCGATTCGCTGCTGAGGAGCACCTTTTCCTGATGGCTGATGAG GTTTACCAGGATAATGTGTACATGGAGGGTTGCCAGTTCCACTCCTTTAAGAAGGTTCTATTTGAGATGGGATCTGAGTACTCCAGTGTTGTGGAGCTGGCCTCCTTCCATTCCACCTCCAAATGCTACATGGGAGA GTGTGGTTTCAGGGGAGGATACATGGAGGTGATTAACATGGACCCTGACGTGAAGTTGCAGCTGACTAAGCTGGTGTCTGTGCAGCTGTGCCCCTCCATCCCTGGGCAGGCCCTACTGGACCTGGTAGTCAACCCCCCCCAGCCTGACGAACCTTCCTACGCCACCTTCATCAAG GAGCGTACTGCCAACCTGCATATCCTGTCTGAGAAGGCCAAGATGACAGAGCAAGTCCTCAACACAGTCCCAGGGATCCACTGTAACCCTGTCCAGGGAGCCATGTACACCTTCCCCCGCCTCACACTGCCAGAAAAAGCCATCAACGCGGCCAAG gaacaggaacaggctcCAGACATGTTCTACTGTATGAAACTGCTGGAGGAGATGGGCATCTGTCTGGTCCCAGGGAGTGGCTTCGGACAGAGGGATGGAACCTACCACTTCAG GATGACCATCTTGCCTGCAACTGAAAAGCTGAAGATCGTTTTAGAAAAGATCAGGGAGTTTCATAAGCGGTTCACAGAGGAGTTCTCATAA
- the LOC109899279 gene encoding alanine aminotransferase 2-like isoform X4, producing the protein MGVKKPFTEVIKANIGDAHAMGQKPITFFRQVIALCAYPDLLEDDKFPEDAKNRARRILQACGGGSLGAYSASSGIEVIRQDVAKYIEKRDSGIPSNPDDIYLSTGASDAIVTMLKLLTSGEGKTRTGVMISIPQYPLYSAALAELAAVQISYYLDEDKCWSLDVNELRRAVKAAREHCNPRALCIINPGNPTGQVQNRQCIEDVIRFAAEEHLFLMADEVYQDNVYMEGCQFHSFKKVLFEMGSEYSSVVELASFHSTSKCYMGECGFRGGYMEVINMDPDVKLQLTKLVSVQLCPSIPGQALLDLVVNPPQPDEPSYATFIKERTANLHILSEKAKMTEQVLNTVPGIHCNPVQGAMYTFPRLTLPEKAINAAKEQEQAPDMFYCMKLLEEMGICLVPGSGFGQRDGTYHFRMTILPATEKLKIVLEKIREFHKRFTEEFS; encoded by the exons GGAGTTAAGAAGCCCTTCACTGAGGTCATTAAAGCCAACATCGGTGATGCACATGCCATGGGCCAGAAACCAATCACATTTTTCAGACAG GTTATAGCGCTGTGCGCGTACCCGGATCTCCTAGAAGACGACAAGTTTCCAGAGGACGCTAAAAACCGAGCACGGCGCATCCTTCAGGCCTGTGGAGGGGGTAGTTTAG GTGCATACAGTGCTAGTTCAGGCATTGAGGTCATACGACAAGATGTTGCTAAATACATTGAGAAGCGGGACAGTGGAATTCCCAGTAACCCTGATGACATCTACCTCTCTACTGGGGCCAGTGATGCTATAGTG ACCATGCTGAAGTTGTTGACGTCAGGCGAGGGGAAGACCCGTACAGGGGTGATGATCTCCATCCCTCAGTACCCCCTCTACTCTGCTGCTCTGGCTGAGCTGGCGGCTGTCCAGATCAGCTACTACCTGGACGAGGACAAGTGCTGGAGCCTGGACGTCAATGAGCTGAGGAGGGCTGTGAAGGCAGCCAGGGAGCACTGTAATCCCCGCGCCCTCTGCATTATTAACCCTGGCAACCCCACAG GTCAAGTCCAGAACAGGCAGTGCATTGAAGATGTGATCCGATTCGCTGCTGAGGAGCACCTTTTCCTGATGGCTGATGAG GTTTACCAGGATAATGTGTACATGGAGGGTTGCCAGTTCCACTCCTTTAAGAAGGTTCTATTTGAGATGGGATCTGAGTACTCCAGTGTTGTGGAGCTGGCCTCCTTCCATTCCACCTCCAAATGCTACATGGGAGA GTGTGGTTTCAGGGGAGGATACATGGAGGTGATTAACATGGACCCTGACGTGAAGTTGCAGCTGACTAAGCTGGTGTCTGTGCAGCTGTGCCCCTCCATCCCTGGGCAGGCCCTACTGGACCTGGTAGTCAACCCCCCCCAGCCTGACGAACCTTCCTACGCCACCTTCATCAAG GAGCGTACTGCCAACCTGCATATCCTGTCTGAGAAGGCCAAGATGACAGAGCAAGTCCTCAACACAGTCCCAGGGATCCACTGTAACCCTGTCCAGGGAGCCATGTACACCTTCCCCCGCCTCACACTGCCAGAAAAAGCCATCAACGCGGCCAAG gaacaggaacaggctcCAGACATGTTCTACTGTATGAAACTGCTGGAGGAGATGGGCATCTGTCTGGTCCCAGGGAGTGGCTTCGGACAGAGGGATGGAACCTACCACTTCAG GATGACCATCTTGCCTGCAACTGAAAAGCTGAAGATCGTTTTAGAAAAGATCAGGGAGTTTCATAAGCGGTTCACAGAGGAGTTCTCATAA
- the LOC109899281 gene encoding ER membrane protein complex subunit 9, producing MGEVELSCLAYVKMYLHGCLFPRCSVNGLLLSSSPAGGAVCVTDCVPLLHSHLPLAPITQLGLTQVDVWCAQTQQRIVGYYQANACVSDNSPTPCALKIADKIAEQCNNAVLLMIDGGKMSPDYRVPPIVMYERKDTRWTLKDKHTIMLRQWEETREIANQLLDSGDHSLLVDFDSHLDDITRDWTNQKLNAKIAELASPANGNV from the exons ATGGGGGAGGTTGAGCTGTCCTGTCTGGCCTATGTGAAGATGTACCTGCACGGCTGTTTGTTTCCACGGTGTAGTGTCAATGGGCTGCTGTTGTCGTCCAGTCCAGCaggtggtgctgtgtgtgtgacgGACTGTGTTCCCCTGCTCCACTCTCACTTACCTTTGGCTCCCATCACCCAGCTGGGTCTCACACAG GTGGATGTATGGTGTGCACAGACACAGCAAAGGATTGTAGGATACTACCAAGCCAACGCTTGTGTGTCAGACAACAG CCCTACGCCATGTGCATTGAAGATTGCAGATAAGATTGCCGAGCAGTGTAACAATGCAGTTTTGTTAATG ATTGATGGTGGAAAGATGTCACCTGACTACAGGGTGCCTCCCATAGTGATGTATGAGCGGAAAGACACCCGCTGGACCCTCAAAGACAAACATAC GATAATGCTGCGGCAGTGGGAGGAGACTCGGGAAATAGCCAATCAGCTGCTGGACTCTGGAGATCACTCATTATTAGTGGATTTTGACAGCCATTTGGACGACATCACTAGGGACTGGACAAATCAGAAACTCAATGCCAAAATAGCAGAACTTGCCTCACCAGCCAATGGTAATGTCTGA
- the LOC109899280 gene encoding interferon regulatory factor 8-like isoform X2 — MASGKIRSTRRLRAWMVEQVSSGKYPGLIWDDDDKTMFRIPWKHAGKQEFRSEVDGAIFKAWAVFKGKLSEGCHADPASWKTRLRVALNKSPEFREEPERSQLEISEPYKVYRLVPINEQALGSVDMKVQARAGGRKRRNRNSDIEAEEEVVKVKQMKEVTTSLPITMSVQEIEESVLTIQLDQVDQPSVMVKSAGINEIQVNFTIETVPPPGARDSFHVLVKYMGEEVLKRGVMGSDVRIAYLPSSPVPPTLMVAGFPRIPLPDPPSTLTSSIGPQFQVLSTLLPFMEKGVILTSTRTGVYAKRYCQGQVFWTGPHSATAGPHKMNHAVEPVRLFDREAFRMELDHFSSHGGDPPQCGFTLCFSDKEDPSSKLIITQITLPWAQQQVKEAEDFRESMSYFRNITNESGEVTINLVSGSLLSEILGTSLP; from the exons ATGGCATCTGGGAAAATTCGCTCCACGCGCAGACTACGCGCTTGGATGGTAGAACAG GTCAGCAGTGGGAAGTACCCTGGCCTGATATGGGACGACGACGACAAGACCATGTTTCGTATACCATGGAAACATGCCGGGAAACAAGAATTCCGCAGCGAAGTGGATGGTGCCATCTTCAAG GCGTGGGCAGTGTTTAAGGGGAAGTTGTCTGAGGGGTGTCATGCGGACCCTGCCTCCTGGAAGACGCGGCTGCGAGTTGCTCTCAATAAGAGCCCGGAGTTCAGAGAGGAACCTGAGAGGTCACAGCTGGAAATATCCGAACCATACAAAGTCTACCGCCTCGTACCCATCAACGAACAAG CATTGGGGAGTGTTGACATGAAGGTCCAAGCCAGAgcaggggggaggaagagaaggaaccGCAATTCAGACATCGAGGCAGAGGAAGAGGTGGTGAAGGTCAAGCAGATGAAAGAGGTTACCACCTCCCTACCAATCACCATG TCTGTTCAGGAGATTGAGGAAAGTGTTCTTACAATCCAGCTAGACCAGGTTGATCAGCCCTCGGTCATGGTGAAGAGTGCTGGGA TCAATGAGATCCAGGTGAACTTCACGATCGAGACCGTCCCTCCACCTGGAG CCCGGGACTCTTTCCATGTCTTAGTGAAGTACATGGGAGAGGAGGTGCTTAAACGTGGGGTCATGGGCAGCGATGTCCGGATCGCCTATCTGCCCTCGTCGCCCGTTCCCCCCACCCTGATGGTGGCTGGGTTCCCCCGCATCCCCCTGCCCGACCCCCCTTCCACCTTGACCTCCAGCATCGGGCCCCAGTTCCAGGTCCTCTCCACCCTGCTGCCCTTCATGGAGAAAGGGGTGATCCTGACCTCCACGAGAACAGGGGTCTATGCTAAGCGCTACTGCCAGGGCCAGGTGTTCTGGACAGGGCCACATTCAGCCACGGCGGGACCGCACAAGATGAACCATGCTGTGGAGCCCGTGCGGCTCTTCGATAGAGAGGCTTTCAGAATGG AGCTAGACCACTTCAGCAGCCACGGGGGAGACCCTCCTCAGTGTGGCTTCACCTTGTGTTTCAGTGACAAAGAGGACCCATCCAGCAAACTCATCATCACACAG aTAACCCTACCCTGGGCTCAGCAGCAGGTCAAGGAAGCTGAAGACTTCCGGGAGTCAATGAGCTACTTCCGCAACATAACCAACGAATCAGGAGAGGTCACCATCAACCTGGTATCAGGTTCATTGCTATCCgagatccttgggacgtccctaccttAA
- the LOC109899280 gene encoding interferon regulatory factor 8-like isoform X1 — MASGKIRSTRRLRAWMVEQVSSGKYPGLIWDDDDKTMFRIPWKHAGKQEFRSEVDGAIFKAWAVFKGKLSEGCHADPASWKTRLRVALNKSPEFREEPERSQLEISEPYKVYRLVPINEQALGSVDMKVQARAGGRKRRNRNSDIEAEEEVVKVKQMKEVTTSLPITMSVQEIEESVLTIQLDQVDQPSVMVKSAGTVNEIQVNFTIETVPPPGARDSFHVLVKYMGEEVLKRGVMGSDVRIAYLPSSPVPPTLMVAGFPRIPLPDPPSTLTSSIGPQFQVLSTLLPFMEKGVILTSTRTGVYAKRYCQGQVFWTGPHSATAGPHKMNHAVEPVRLFDREAFRMELDHFSSHGGDPPQCGFTLCFSDKEDPSSKLIITQITLPWAQQQVKEAEDFRESMSYFRNITNESGEVTINLVSGSLLSEILGTSLP, encoded by the exons ATGGCATCTGGGAAAATTCGCTCCACGCGCAGACTACGCGCTTGGATGGTAGAACAG GTCAGCAGTGGGAAGTACCCTGGCCTGATATGGGACGACGACGACAAGACCATGTTTCGTATACCATGGAAACATGCCGGGAAACAAGAATTCCGCAGCGAAGTGGATGGTGCCATCTTCAAG GCGTGGGCAGTGTTTAAGGGGAAGTTGTCTGAGGGGTGTCATGCGGACCCTGCCTCCTGGAAGACGCGGCTGCGAGTTGCTCTCAATAAGAGCCCGGAGTTCAGAGAGGAACCTGAGAGGTCACAGCTGGAAATATCCGAACCATACAAAGTCTACCGCCTCGTACCCATCAACGAACAAG CATTGGGGAGTGTTGACATGAAGGTCCAAGCCAGAgcaggggggaggaagagaaggaaccGCAATTCAGACATCGAGGCAGAGGAAGAGGTGGTGAAGGTCAAGCAGATGAAAGAGGTTACCACCTCCCTACCAATCACCATG TCTGTTCAGGAGATTGAGGAAAGTGTTCTTACAATCCAGCTAGACCAGGTTGATCAGCCCTCGGTCATGGTGAAGAGTGCTGGGA CAGTCAATGAGATCCAGGTGAACTTCACGATCGAGACCGTCCCTCCACCTGGAG CCCGGGACTCTTTCCATGTCTTAGTGAAGTACATGGGAGAGGAGGTGCTTAAACGTGGGGTCATGGGCAGCGATGTCCGGATCGCCTATCTGCCCTCGTCGCCCGTTCCCCCCACCCTGATGGTGGCTGGGTTCCCCCGCATCCCCCTGCCCGACCCCCCTTCCACCTTGACCTCCAGCATCGGGCCCCAGTTCCAGGTCCTCTCCACCCTGCTGCCCTTCATGGAGAAAGGGGTGATCCTGACCTCCACGAGAACAGGGGTCTATGCTAAGCGCTACTGCCAGGGCCAGGTGTTCTGGACAGGGCCACATTCAGCCACGGCGGGACCGCACAAGATGAACCATGCTGTGGAGCCCGTGCGGCTCTTCGATAGAGAGGCTTTCAGAATGG AGCTAGACCACTTCAGCAGCCACGGGGGAGACCCTCCTCAGTGTGGCTTCACCTTGTGTTTCAGTGACAAAGAGGACCCATCCAGCAAACTCATCATCACACAG aTAACCCTACCCTGGGCTCAGCAGCAGGTCAAGGAAGCTGAAGACTTCCGGGAGTCAATGAGCTACTTCCGCAACATAACCAACGAATCAGGAGAGGTCACCATCAACCTGGTATCAGGTTCATTGCTATCCgagatccttgggacgtccctaccttAA
- the LOC109899280 gene encoding interferon regulatory factor 8-like isoform X3, with amino-acid sequence MASGKIRSTRRLRAWMVEQVSSGKYPGLIWDDDDKTMFRIPWKHAGKQEFRSEVDGAIFKAWAVFKGKLSEGCHADPASWKTRLRVALNKSPEFREEPERSQLEISEPYKVYRLVPINEQALGSVDMKVQARAGGRKRRNRNSDIEAEEEVVKVKQMKEVTTSLPITMSVQEIEESVLTIQLDQVDQPSVMVKSAGTVNEIQVNFTIETVPPPGARDSFHVLVKYMGEEVLKRGVMGSDVRIAYLPSSPVPPTLMVAGFPRIPLPDPPSTLTSSIGPQFQVLSTLLPFMEKGVILTSTRTGVYAKRYCQGQVFWTGPHSATAGPHKMNHAVEPVRLFDREAFRMVTKRTHPANSSSHR; translated from the exons ATGGCATCTGGGAAAATTCGCTCCACGCGCAGACTACGCGCTTGGATGGTAGAACAG GTCAGCAGTGGGAAGTACCCTGGCCTGATATGGGACGACGACGACAAGACCATGTTTCGTATACCATGGAAACATGCCGGGAAACAAGAATTCCGCAGCGAAGTGGATGGTGCCATCTTCAAG GCGTGGGCAGTGTTTAAGGGGAAGTTGTCTGAGGGGTGTCATGCGGACCCTGCCTCCTGGAAGACGCGGCTGCGAGTTGCTCTCAATAAGAGCCCGGAGTTCAGAGAGGAACCTGAGAGGTCACAGCTGGAAATATCCGAACCATACAAAGTCTACCGCCTCGTACCCATCAACGAACAAG CATTGGGGAGTGTTGACATGAAGGTCCAAGCCAGAgcaggggggaggaagagaaggaaccGCAATTCAGACATCGAGGCAGAGGAAGAGGTGGTGAAGGTCAAGCAGATGAAAGAGGTTACCACCTCCCTACCAATCACCATG TCTGTTCAGGAGATTGAGGAAAGTGTTCTTACAATCCAGCTAGACCAGGTTGATCAGCCCTCGGTCATGGTGAAGAGTGCTGGGA CAGTCAATGAGATCCAGGTGAACTTCACGATCGAGACCGTCCCTCCACCTGGAG CCCGGGACTCTTTCCATGTCTTAGTGAAGTACATGGGAGAGGAGGTGCTTAAACGTGGGGTCATGGGCAGCGATGTCCGGATCGCCTATCTGCCCTCGTCGCCCGTTCCCCCCACCCTGATGGTGGCTGGGTTCCCCCGCATCCCCCTGCCCGACCCCCCTTCCACCTTGACCTCCAGCATCGGGCCCCAGTTCCAGGTCCTCTCCACCCTGCTGCCCTTCATGGAGAAAGGGGTGATCCTGACCTCCACGAGAACAGGGGTCTATGCTAAGCGCTACTGCCAGGGCCAGGTGTTCTGGACAGGGCCACATTCAGCCACGGCGGGACCGCACAAGATGAACCATGCTGTGGAGCCCGTGCGGCTCTTCGATAGAGAGGCTTTCAGAATGG TGACAAAGAGGACCCATCCAGCAAACTCATCATCACACAG aTAA